The segment CGTTGGGTGCTCTCTGGCAATCACAACAAGAACGGGTACTTTTGCGCGCGGAGGATTCTCGTTATCTCCGTCGGCAACCGTCGTCGGTCGGTACCTCTCGAGAGGCTTTCAGATAAGGAAAACTTTTTACCGAGCGATTCCTTTCCGATTTGCAAGTTGCATTAAGCTTGTACACGTTTATTGTTGGTAATATAATTGTGCCGGAATGCTAGAGAACAACAAAACAACACTCGAGAGGGCGTTCTGTCTAAAAATAAAGTTTATTTTCCGAGCAGAAGGAAAAATGTGCAAACAtggaaaaatttcaactttaatacaAGTTTGAGAATAATAACAACACTTGATGCCATCACACTACTATTTTAAACTGATTTGATTTAACAAGCACAATTGCACAAAATTATTAATCAACTAgatcaaataaaattttcatcaaCAACAACGAGAATATGGACAGCAAAAAAGTCTCTCTAAACCAGAGATAAAATCGGTTATGAAACCAGTTTTTGTTGTATAtgattcacaaaaaaaattgttcctgaCTGTTTGCTCCAGTTTGCCATCTTTTATCCGGAATGTTTTCACTTATAGTCACATGCATTACGATGAGAGTTTATTTTTGATCTCCCCCCCTGCGAAGAGAGAAGGTTTTGGGGGGAGCTTTTAGCCGTACACTACACAcatatgtttataaaaattttagTCTCATAGCTACAATTGTTCTTTCAATAGAAAAAGTTTCCCGGAAAAAATGAACGAATTGATAAAACGTACCGAACGGGAAGAAGGGAAAACTTTTATTTGTTCCGGTTTTCCCCCATCCCGTCGCTAGACTACATCGAATCCGATGGCGGCAGCAAACGGCTGAGATCAGTGTGCGCCCCTCCGGCACTGGCAATTTACGAGTGCGAGGCGGCAAACGTTTCCTTGGACTTCATAAAGTACGTCAGGATGTCGATTGGCAGCGGGAACACGATGGTAGAGTTCTTCTCCGCCGAGATGGTGTTCAACGTCTGGAGGTAGCGTAGCTGCAGGGCAGCCGGCGAGTCACCGATCACCTCGGATGCTTCACGTAGCGCCCGCGAGGCCTTCTGCTCACCCTCGGCCGCAATCACCTTGGCGCGGGCTTCACGGGCAGCTTCGGCTTCGGCCGCCATAGCACGCTGCAGCTGCACCGGAAGGCGGACGTCCTTGCTGTGGTAAATTAGAAAACGCAAGACGtttatcggaaaaagttttcaggaaaaattgttttttcaaTGAGGTACGAACAGAGTCGACTTTTACCACTTTTCAGTTCCTCTATGTTCGTACTCATTTCAATAAGTAGGATCTTTATATTTTGCGAAAACATAACACTTTTCCGCCAACAAAATTTTCCACAGTTCGACTCTGTTCGCACAAGTAGCTGCGTTCGCAAGTCGGAAAGTTACGGAACAATACACTAGACAAACACTTACATTTCCACCCGTTCCACCTTGATGCCCCAGGCCTCGGTCGCTTCGTCCAGTGAGAGCTGCATACTGCCGGAGATTGTCATCCGTTCGCTGAGAATTTCGTGCAGATGCCGGGTACCCATCGTGTTCCGCAGTGTCGTTTGAGCGAGCAGCCGAGTCGAGTGGTGGGCATTTTCGACGTTGGCAATCGAGACGGTCGCATTGGAAACCCGGTAGTATACGACGGCATCCACCGAAACAGTCACGCTATCCTTTGTCAAAACCTGCAACGAAGGTGGAGGAAATGCGAAGTGAATGATTCAAGCCATTTGCAGGACTGATGAGTTCATCAACGGGCGGCGTTGCGCATCGTCCGGAAGAGAAGAAGCTTACCTCCTGCGGTGGGACGTCGTACGTGCGAGTACGCAAATCGACCCGTGCATAGGCGTCGATGCATGGTAGGATGAAGAAGATACCTAGGCGAGAAAATGGTAGTTGATAAATAGAAAAATACTGCAGCAGCCAGCAGTGGCATGATTGATTAACTTAGATGCGGTGCACCGTGCATTACTAACCTGGACCCTTGGCTCCACCTTGTACTAGACGACCGAGACGGAATATGACGGCCCGTTCGTATTCCTGTACCACCTGGAAGGTAGGAAAAACAAATTAGTCAGAGGATGGCTGTAATCCATCTTGTGCTTCTGTGATTGATAGAAATATTTTCTGCCATAAAACAAGTCTGTTCGTGTAGTAAAAATTAGCTGGTAGCTCAATTCTTGGTTCGCTTTTGCTGCaatagcatttttacttaaagatAAAAACTAAGATTAAATATAGATCAACTTTTTATTACGACTTTACTTTCAGTACAACATTGCTTTTAGTATATTATTTGTGGATATTTTTCTTATATTCAGAGATAGGATTTTGAGAAAATCCTGCtgatccgctaacagctaattagctgaAGCAGCGTTTTGTTTCGGGGTTAGGTTAGTTATCGTTATTGGTCTTATGAGCTGCGCTTATGCATTGTATTGTAAAATAAATCGCTAACTTCTCTTCGGGAGTCTATAAAGGAAAATGAGCATACCTTTGACTCGTTTATACGCTACATTTCCAATACTTAAGTCTTAACTCTACGATGTTAAAACAATTAACATACAGACAACTGTCATATTAAATCATGTTTCTCATGAGATGGAATTAATGATGACGTTCTGTTCCGCAGAACGATGCGGTTAACGTTAACGTTCCGTTAACGGTGGCTGACGGTTAATCTGAATCAACAATAAAACGTCAAAAAACGACTTCAGTAAACAAAATACTGTAGTGAACGAAAAACTTTGAGCGTAGGCAGctgattgttattgttatttgattaatttattcTGCTACACGTACTGAACATATCACCGATGGAAGCAGTATCGGTATCCCGAAAAGTGCAACGATGATCGTAATCTGTGGCCGCCTCCAGCAGCTATTTTGCCTTTGACGCAGCAGGTGACGGCAATTGTCTACAGTTCCGATATGTTCAATACTAGCTAAAATTAGTTAAAGTGCTATCCACCAACCATCTACAACCCATTCACGATAAATTCAATTAAACATCAAATTGGAATCCACGAAAGGCCGTTGAAACGAGTCACTATAGCTAGACTGTTGATTATATTGAACATAACCTCTTATACTGCTTCGTTCGCTAACAAAAAGTGCCAACCTATACTAGGGGAACAGAGTTGCTGAAAGATCAGTTTCGGAAAAAGGAGTGTGCAACAATCTACTGAGGATCATCGGTCcgaaattattgatttttttgtatgcaaTATGATCCCAATGCGCGTAGAAACTTTTGCCATTTTAGTCTAGAATTCGAATCCTAGCCACTTGCTTGAACCACGATACCATGAGACGTACGCTTAGTAGAAGAATTTGCCAATGGCAGGACTATCTCGAAAAATCTCTTGTCAGGTATGTAAACCGTAATTTAACTTTTCACTCGCTTTATTTCTCATTGTgattgatatatatatataacacctaaaaataaacatttcaGGTTTTCAACCATCCAGCGATCCAATAGCACCTACTACTGACTGTTGTTTACCTCACCGCAGGTGAGGTACCCCACATGTTTGCTTAGAATTGCTTATAAAAACGTTACAACGGAGTTCTTGCTTGTCACTGACACTCATTTCCAGTACTTTCTGATGCTACATGGGGAATATTCACGCAAAATGTGGCATTCAGGAAATAGTTTTTTTCTGACAACAAATTGTAACGTtgataagtaagtaagctgaCTAGCAGCTAATAATGCATTAGATCGAATAGTAGTTAAAAATTATAACAACCAGCTACGAGAGGTTTATGTCCCGACTATAGTACGAGAATGTTATCCATGTGATTTGACTCCTGGCTATTATTACAGGCGGCGAATAAATATTCCAGTGAGTACCTGCACTAAATGGAATATGTCGAAATCCCGCACCAGATCGGATTTAAGCGGCCATAATCAAATTCATTTCAATTTGGAGGTTATCCGTAaacaataaaacgtaaccacCCCTAAATTCACCCCTTTGCTTCAACTAATAtcatctttaaacattgaatctagtccaatttgatgtcctgaaagtgaaatgtCATAGAAAATTGAGCGGCCATCCTTTCCTTTCGTTAAATTCCATCCCTATAATGCAACTGTTTTGAAACTGTTGTCTTGCGCGGAacggatatttgtgcatgtgacgtgatgcagtaATTCTCAAAGCGTGAAAAATCTGCGACTGAGAATAGTTTCTGAGCATTtcgtttgctgctttgcgtcagttatttGCTtgtaattctttacatagtttcagttgtatttctgtcaagtat is part of the Sabethes cyaneus chromosome 2, idSabCyanKW18_F2, whole genome shotgun sequence genome and harbors:
- the LOC128736488 gene encoding band 7 protein AGAP004871; the encoded protein is MAPTINPATHPIKMLQFNTNNNSRGSSARRPDTTASGSSMYTAGIVINRAKSKRKVYAKPAHQFSFPEDDTNGEASTCGRILIFLSWVLVVLTMPFSLLVCFKVVQEYERAVIFRLGRLVQGGAKGPGIFFILPCIDAYARVDLRTRTYDVPPQEVLTKDSVTVSVDAVVYYRVSNATVSIANVENAHHSTRLLAQTTLRNTMGTRHLHEILSERMTISGSMQLSLDEATEAWGIKVERVEIKDVRLPVQLQRAMAAEAEAAREARAKVIAAEGEQKASRALREASEVIGDSPAALQLRYLQTLNTISAEKNSTIVFPLPIDILTYFMKSKETFAASHS